From one Pontibacillus sp. HMF3514 genomic stretch:
- the mce gene encoding methylmalonyl-CoA epimerase has protein sequence MNRKIRVLIAKPGLDGHDRGALVIAQALRDHGMEVIYTGLRQSPGQIVQAAIQEDVDVIGLSSLSGAHNSLFPKVVELLKENQAEDIPVIGGGVIPYEDIPPLENGGVNKIFTPGSPTEEIAKYIKRLIDPEASSSLEPPEKIAHIGIAVSNIEHALPFYTNTLGLRLQNVEEVKSEGVKVAFIQLGETQLELLEPTHEDSPIAKYIEKRGEGIHHIALEVKDIHERLRQYKEDGIDLIHEEAKAGAHDSQVAFLHPKAANGVLFELCQHEEGK, from the coding sequence ATGAATCGAAAAATACGTGTACTAATCGCAAAACCAGGGCTTGATGGACATGACCGCGGTGCACTCGTTATTGCTCAAGCATTGCGAGATCATGGGATGGAGGTTATCTATACGGGTTTACGTCAATCCCCAGGTCAAATTGTTCAAGCTGCTATTCAAGAGGATGTTGATGTTATTGGATTATCCTCTTTATCTGGAGCTCATAATTCTTTATTTCCTAAAGTCGTAGAACTTTTAAAAGAGAATCAGGCAGAAGATATTCCAGTTATTGGTGGGGGTGTTATCCCATATGAGGACATCCCACCTCTTGAGAATGGCGGTGTAAATAAAATCTTCACTCCAGGAAGTCCAACTGAAGAAATTGCAAAATATATTAAGAGATTAATAGATCCTGAAGCATCATCTAGTCTAGAACCTCCTGAGAAGATTGCTCATATTGGTATTGCAGTTAGCAACATTGAACACGCATTACCGTTTTACACAAATACATTAGGGCTTAGATTACAAAATGTTGAGGAAGTGAAGTCAGAAGGTGTGAAAGTAGCCTTTATTCAATTAGGTGAAACACAACTTGAACTATTAGAACCAACTCATGAGGATTCTCCAATCGCTAAGTATATTGAAAAGCGAGGAGAGGGGATCCATCATATAGCTCTTGAAGTGAAAGATATTCATGAACGTCTTCGTCAATACAAAGAAGATGGAATCGACCTTATCCACGAAGAGGCAAAAGCAGGAGCTCACGACTCTCAAGTAGCTTTCTTACATCCAAAAGCAGCAAATGGCGTACTATTTGAACTTTGTCAGCATGAGGAGGGCAAATAA
- a CDS encoding acyl-CoA carboxylase subunit beta, with protein MDIFDKINELYDKRRNVELGGGDDRIEKQHEKGKMTARERIDYLLDDGTFVELNAFMEHRNTDFGMEGKEAPGEGVVTGFGKVNGEDVYLFAQDFTVFGGALGEMHAKKIAAVMDLAAENGTPFIGLNDSGGARIQEGVSSLDGYGQVFYRNSIYSGVIPQISVIMGPCAGGAVYSPAITDFVIMVEKTSQMFITGPKVIETVTGEQISSEGLGGAQVHNSKSGNAHLKASSEEEALDQVRDLIKYLPANNQEKPKQIEMDDEDHYRPDLTDLIPFDPIRPYDVRTVLDQVVDDGSFFEIHPDFAKNIVVGFARLKGKTIGLVCNQPKYMAGGLDIDSSDKASRFIRFCDSFNIPLITFEDVTGFFPGVKQEHGGIIRHGAKILYAYSEATVPKITVITRKAYGGAYVALNSKSIGADLVYAWPNAEIAVMGPEGAANIIFAKDIQNSDDPEATRQEKIDEYREKFANPYVAAGLGMVDDVIDPRETRISLIQALDMLKNKHVERPKKKHGNIPL; from the coding sequence ATGGATATTTTTGATAAGATTAATGAACTTTATGATAAACGTAGAAATGTTGAATTAGGCGGTGGTGATGACCGCATTGAAAAGCAACATGAAAAAGGGAAAATGACTGCACGTGAGCGTATCGATTACCTGCTTGATGATGGGACATTTGTTGAACTAAACGCATTTATGGAACATCGTAATACGGACTTCGGAATGGAAGGAAAAGAAGCTCCTGGAGAAGGTGTCGTAACAGGTTTTGGGAAAGTAAACGGAGAAGATGTGTATCTGTTTGCACAGGACTTTACGGTATTTGGTGGAGCACTGGGCGAAATGCATGCGAAAAAGATTGCTGCTGTTATGGATTTAGCAGCCGAAAATGGAACCCCTTTTATCGGTTTAAATGATTCTGGCGGAGCTCGGATTCAAGAAGGGGTGTCTTCCCTTGATGGCTACGGTCAGGTGTTTTATCGCAACTCGATCTATTCCGGTGTAATTCCTCAGATTTCTGTCATTATGGGGCCATGTGCAGGTGGGGCTGTTTATTCTCCAGCCATTACGGATTTTGTCATTATGGTGGAAAAAACGTCGCAAATGTTTATTACTGGACCAAAAGTTATCGAAACGGTAACAGGTGAACAGATAAGCTCTGAAGGTTTAGGGGGAGCTCAAGTCCACAACAGTAAAAGTGGGAATGCTCACTTAAAAGCCTCTTCAGAGGAGGAAGCATTAGACCAAGTACGTGATCTAATTAAGTATCTTCCTGCTAATAATCAGGAAAAACCGAAACAAATTGAAATGGATGATGAGGACCACTATCGTCCTGACTTAACCGATTTAATTCCTTTTGATCCGATTCGACCTTACGATGTACGTACGGTCTTAGATCAAGTGGTTGATGATGGTTCATTTTTTGAGATCCATCCAGACTTTGCAAAAAACATCGTAGTTGGTTTTGCGCGTCTAAAAGGAAAAACAATTGGGTTAGTATGTAATCAACCGAAGTATATGGCCGGTGGATTAGATATTGATTCCTCTGATAAAGCATCTCGTTTTATTCGTTTCTGCGATTCATTTAACATCCCTTTAATTACTTTTGAGGATGTTACCGGATTCTTTCCAGGGGTTAAGCAGGAACATGGTGGAATTATCCGTCATGGTGCGAAAATTTTATATGCATATTCTGAAGCAACTGTTCCTAAAATTACAGTTATTACGCGTAAAGCTTACGGTGGAGCTTATGTTGCTCTGAATAGTAAGTCCATTGGAGCGGACCTAGTGTACGCATGGCCAAACGCCGAGATTGCTGTCATGGGACCTGAAGGAGCGGCCAATATCATTTTTGCTAAGGATATTCAAAATAGTGATGATCCTGAAGCCACGCGTCAGGAAAAGATTGATGAATACCGTGAAAAGTTTGCGAATCCTTATGTTGCGGCTGGATTAGGTATGGTAGATGATGTTATCGATCCAAGAGAAACACGTATTTCTCTAATTCAGGCGTTGGATATGTTAAAGAATAAACACGTAGAACGACCGAAGAAGAAACACGGAAATATCCCTCTGTAA